ATATGTGTATGTACTTTTTATATGCCATATTTTCTTTCGAAATAAATATACAACACTTTTGTAACTCTTTTATAAACAAACGGGTTTtctattatttcattttcgatTGTTATGCTCCAGTATGCATTCGCTTTACTTTCCTTTTCGCTTACCCTTCGATCCTTCCGCACCCTTAGCAGCAGTTTTGGTTGCCTTCAGCTTGTCGATGTAGACACTGTGGCCAGTTTTTTTGAGATGTTCAAATAGCTTATTATTGGAGGTAAACTTTTCTTTGCAGGTTACACATGCCTGGTCCGATGGATGCCCAGCGCTCTCATCGTCCGAGATGGCTAGCTTCGACTCTTGTGTAGCTTTAGACGTGGAAGCTTCAGCATCCCAGTTCACCTGGGGAACTTCATTTTTCACAGTTTTAGAAGGTTTGGGTTTTTGATTCCATTCGGAACCTTTGCCTTTCGCTTTCCCTTTCCGGGTTGACTTTTTGCTACCACCGGTCcagtcgtcatcatcatcactggCCGGAGCGTTTGATGATGGCCCTGCTAATCGCAAACCGATCATATCAACACCATCTGCAGCGGCATCGTTTTCTTCGTCGTCGGACGATTTTATCACAGTCATTGTCGTACTGAGCGCTTTCtttttgcctttgtttttcctttgcttcgttttcgtTGGTTGGATTTCCGGTTTTTCATCTAATTCTTCTTCCTCCTCGCAATATGTTTGTAGCTCTTCGTTCGATAAGTATCCGTTTTCGAGTTCCGCTTCACCACCTTCGTTGGCTTCCATTTCCTTGCGCATCTCCTTTCTCAAAAGCTCCACGTTTTGCTTGTGCTTTTTCGATGACTCGTGATTTTCGTACGAACTACGATTGCTAAACATCTTATCGCAGGCAACACAGTACAGGTCGTCCACGTAGAAGCTTTCTTCGCCGTTTTCATTTTGACTCACATTTAGTCCAGCCATTGCATCCTCCAGCCCGTTCGTTTGCTCGTCCTCCTCGACCGACTCTTCTTCCGACGCTTCGGCATAAGAAGCTTCCAATTTTCTGCAATATAAAAGAAAGTAAACAGTGTTGCATATCTCAGATTGCTCCTTCACATCACTCTTCATACTTCAACTGTTCCTCGTACGCGTCATTAAAGAAGCTAGTCGAGTTCCGTTGTTGTTCTTCGATTTCTTGCTGATTGCGTCGTATCTGCTCCAACCTGTTTTGTTCCGACTTCAACCGATTCTGAGTTGCCCTTTCCTCGAGCAGCTTTTTGTAGGCCTGCACACGTTTGTCCCGCTTCTTCACAAACATCACCAGGCTGCGAATTTCCTCGTTACGCTCTTTGCGCGCCTTTTGCTGCACCTTCTTGTTGTCTTTCTCGATCGCCTTCAGGATTCTGCGATCACGTATCTCGGCGACGTTGTGAGGATTTAGCCAAgcgtagcttttttttgtgcaaaatccTTCCCAATATCCGTAGAAAATACGTACGATTGTTTCATAATCAGATTGCGAGTTACCAAACTTTGGTATCGTTTCGAACTCTTCCTCCGTGTCGAGAAATTCCACCTCTTCGGTGGCTAACTTGTCGAATACTTCGGCATACACCGCATAAAATCCACCCGCCTCATCTCCGAAGCCCTTGTAGCAAGAGGTGGTGAAGTACTGGAACACGTCCAAAGAACTATCTTCATAGTCTGTGTGTCCGCCTCGTATAATCTGCTCACGATGGTTATCGTACCTAGAAGATACATATTTGAGCTTATTCTAGCCGAGTAAGCCGAGGTATAACCCCCCATCCATCCTACCAAGCTCTTTCCTGAGGATCGGAAAGCACATCGTAAGCCGCCTGTACAAGAAGAAATTGTTGATTGGCCTCCTCTGCGTTGTCGAGGTTCTTGTCCGGATGCCAGCGGAGTGCAAGCTTACGATACGATTTCTTGATTTCGTCTCCTTCGGCCGTGCGCGTAATTCCGAGCACCTCATAATGACACTTCATTTCAGCTGGTACGACCAAAGTTTCTGTTATTATTCCTCCGAAAAACTattggaacggaacggaaagtgAAAATTGCCAACGGAACGAAAGTTGCGAAACGACTGACAGGTGTGCTGAGCGCGtgcaatgaaaataacaacaaacattacACGGTGGAATGCCTCATGGCCATTTCGTTGACGTTTCAGCACCGGTGAATGTCAGCATGTATGTACTGTGGTAGCTGGAAGTTGAAGACTCAAACattatattcaatttttaaagttttattgttGCTGCAAAGTAAAGTTAAGCAGAGGgaatatttacaaataaagTTATTTAATGTTGGCAAAGCTTAACTTATGAATCTTCTTGGCCCTTACACATTTAAGCACGTTATGCTCCCATACGCCTAGTGCCTGCCAGCCGTACACCTTCCTGATAGTGCAAGAGTCCGGAATCCTCATCACGTGCCAGGTTCATCGTATTCTTGCAGATCTTGCTACCGCATTAATTATTTGCATCAACATTAGCTCCGCTAGGTCGTCGAAATAGCGATCGTACCAAGACAGCATAACTCTTCAACTATCCGGAGTTTGTTGCTGTCAACTGATACTGACGCTTTTCCTAGATTGACCCTACCATGGCCAGATAAATAGGTAGTTCGTCTTCGACGCATTGTTCCTCAATCCACACCTTCTTTCTTTTAGTTTGTCAGAGGAGAGAATCTTCATAGAGAACCCACGTCCAGAG
This Anopheles marshallii chromosome 3, idAnoMarsDA_429_01, whole genome shotgun sequence DNA region includes the following protein-coding sequences:
- the LOC128713726 gene encoding dnaJ homolog subfamily C member 21 yields the protein MKCHYEVLGITRTAEGDEIKKSYRKLALRWHPDKNLDNAEEANQQFLLVQAAYDVLSDPQERAWYDNHREQIIRGGHTDYEDSSLDVFQYFTTSCYKGFGDEAGGFYAVYAEVFDKLATEEVEFLDTEEEFETIPKFGNSQSDYETIVRIFYGYWEGFCTKKSYAWLNPHNVAEIRDRRILKAIEKDNKKVQQKARKERNEEIRSLVMFVKKRDKRVQAYKKLLEERATQNRLKSEQNRLEQIRRNQQEIEEQQRNSTSFFNDAYEEQLKKLEASYAEASEEESVEEDEQTNGLEDAMAGLNVSQNENGEESFYVDDLYCVACDKMFSNRSSYENHESSKKHKQNVELLRKEMRKEMEANEGGEAELENGYLSNEELQTYCEEEEELDEKPEIQPTKTKQRKNKGKKKALSTTMTVIKSSDDEENDAAADGVDMIGLRLAGPSSNAPASDDDDDWTGGSKKSTRKGKAKGKGSEWNQKPKPSKTVKNEVPQVNWDAEASTSKATQESKLAISDDESAGHPSDQACVTCKEKFTSNNKLFEHLKKTGHSVYIDKLKATKTAAKGAEGSKGKRKGK